A genomic segment from Nicotiana sylvestris chromosome 1, ASM39365v2, whole genome shotgun sequence encodes:
- the LOC104214360 gene encoding pectinesterase-like produces the protein MAGNNRKRNVTIISVCSLILVAMVVAVAITMKGKDSDNNGQDVTTSQKAIESICQTTRYQHTCVESLESSAEGSSDPKELIQKSFQVTMEKIKEAIENSTMLQKLEKDPRAKLALENCQKLAWQAVNDLNRTHIKFESFEFNDLSHWIADLKIWLSGAITYQETCLDGFEKTTGETEEKMKRALNSSMELTSNALYMITEISSVFTSLNAGSSSRRRRLLFDEAPVLGHGNELLPDWVDMRRRRLLAAKEIKPDIVVAKDGSGKYKTINEALKNIPNNRNQTYVLYIKQGIYNEKVEFTSSMTNLMVIGDGPTKTRITGNQNFKDGTPTYLTATAAVMGDYFIAKDIGFENSAGPEKHQAVALRVAADKSIFYNCHIDGYQDTLCVHTYRQFYRDCVIRGTIDFVFGDGAAVFQNCTLAVRKPLKEQHCIVTAQGRTDARQPTGLVFQNCSIVADSSYNEVKGEVKTYLGRPWKEYSRTIIMESSIDDLIQPEGWVEWNKTFALNTLFYTEFNNRGSGSSKKERVKWQGVKELQINRVQRFTASQFLDGDAWIPSTGIPYTPGFFLSPPQQDTSVEYSPVDDEEYKDLGSVDPVAAPVAAPVAAPAESPRESSAEAPTTELVVVEAPQSESPVNSPAESPEESPAADSEEYQTDTQAPSPAESPAGEVWLNTSDESDGSS, from the exons ATGGCGGGAAATAATCGTAAGAGGAATGTCACGATTATCAGTGTATGTTCCTTAATCTTGGTGGCTATGGTAGTTGCAGTAGCCATAACCATGAAGGGAAAGGACTCAGATAATAATGGTCAAGATGTCACGACTTCGCAAAAAGCTATTGAATCCATTTGCCAAACAACACGTTATCAACATACATGTGTTGAGAGCCTGGAGTCCTCAGCTGAAGGCTCCTCAGATCCCAAAGAACTTATCCAAAAGTCATTTCAGGTGACAATGGAGAAAATTAAAGAAGCAATTGAGAATTCAACAATGTTGCAAAAACTCGAGAAGGATCCAAGAGCGAAACTTGCCCTGGAGAATTGTCAGAAGTTGGCATGGCAAGCCGTTAATGATCTAAATAGAACACACATCAAATTTGAGAGTTTTGAGTTCAATGATCTAAGTCATTGGATTGCTGATTTGAAGATTTGGTTAAGTGGTGCCATTACATATCAAGAAACTTGTTTGGATGGCTTTGAGAAAACCACTGGAGAGACAGAGGAGAAAATGAAAAGGGCATTGAATTCTTCGATGGAACTAACTAGCAATGCTCTTTACATGATCACTGAGATTTCATCTGTCTTCACAAGCCTCAATGCTGGCAGCTCTAGTCGTCGTCGTCGTCTCCTTTTCGACGAGGCCCCTGTCTTAGGTCATGGAAATGAGTTGTTGCCTGATTGGGTTGATATGAGAAGGCGCAGACTTCTTGCTGCTAAGGAAATCAAACCTGATATTGTTGTTGCCAAGGATGGATCAGGCAAATATAAGACTATTAACGAGGCTCTCAAAAACATCCCCAATAATAGAAACCAGACTTATGTTCTGTACATCAAACAGGGTATTTATAATGAGAAAGTAGAGTTTACTAGCTCTATGACTAATTTGATGGTCATTGGAGATGGTCCAACAAAGACAAGAATCACCGGGAACCAAAACTTCAAAGATGGCACTCCCACCTATCTCACCGCAACTGCAG CTGTAATGGGAGATTATTTCATTGCTAAGGACATCGGGTTCGAGAACTCTGCTGGTCCAGAAAAACACCAAGCCGTAGCTTTGAGGGTGGCAGCAGATAAATCAATTTTTTACAACTGCCATATCGATGGCTACCAAGACACGCTCTGTGTCCACACCTATCGACAATTTTATCGAGATTGTGTGATCAGAGGCACCATAGACTTTGTTTTCGGCGATGGTGCTGCTGTGTTCCAAAACTGCACTCTCGCAGTAAGAAAACCTCTGAAAGAGCAGCATTGCATTGTCACAGCACAAGGAAGGACAGATGCACGCCAGCCGACAGGTCTTGTCTTTCAAAACTGCAGCATTGTGGCTGATTCTTCTTACAATGAGGTCAAGGGGGAAGTGAAAACATATCTTGGTCGTCCATGGAAAGAGTACTCAAGAACTATTATAATGGAATCTTCCATTGATGATTTGATTCAGCCAGAAGGATGGGTGGAATGGAATAAAACATTCGCTCTGAACACACTATTCTATACTGAATTCAACAATAGAGGGTCTGGTTCATCCAAAAAAGAACGTGTAAAATGGCAAGGCGTTAAGGAACTACAGATAAATCGTGTTCAACGATTCACGGCATCACAATTCCTAGATGGAGATGCATGGATACCATCTACTGGTATCCCTTATACACCTGGATTCTTCTTATCACCACCACAACAAGACACTTCTGTCGAATACTCACCTGTGGATGATGAAGAATACAAAGATTTGGGAAGCG TGGATCCAGTTGCAGCTCCAGTGGCAGCTCCGGTGGCAGCTCCCGCAGAATCTCCGAGAGAATCTTCTGCAGAAGCTCCGACGACAGAACTAGTAGTGGTAGAAGCTCCACAGTCAGAATCGCCAGTAAATTCTCCGGCAGAATCCCCAGAGGAATCTCCGGCAGCAGATTCAGAAGAATATCAGACAGACACACAAGCACCAAGCCCAGCGGAATCTCCGGCCGGAGAAGTATGGCTTAACACTAGTGATGAGAGTGACGGCAGCTCCTAA
- the LOC138874853 gene encoding uncharacterized protein, giving the protein MQAEDKVIPKAHTLSGFDNSSVVTKGEVILTAFATGVVKETKFQVVDMEMAYNMIMGIPWIHDMDDVLSTLHQVIKFPSLWEICQIRGDQQTARSVNAVTDLDSRPDIIQELEENESIKTTIEELETVILFEQWPERKVYVGANLSSDMRDKGTYCYKVMPFGLKNAGATYQRLVTKMFQEHLGKTMEVYRRYARQNPAVS; this is encoded by the exons atgcaagctgaggACAAAGtaatacccaaggcgcacaccttgtcaggcttcgacaattcaagtgtggtaacaaaaggagaggtaattctaacagcTTTTGCTacgggtgttgttaaagaaactaaatttcaggtagttgatatggaaatggcctacaatatgatcatggggataCCATGGATACATGATATGGATGATGTCctatcaactctacatcaagttattaaattcccatcactatgggaaatttgccaaattcgtggggatcagcagacggCTAGAAGTGTCAATGCTGTAACAGATTTGGACTCGAGGCCTGATATAATTCAGGAacttgaagaaaatgaaagcatcaaaacaacaattgaagagctcgagacagtaatattatttgagcaatggcctgaacgAAAGGTTTATGTCggagccaatttaagctcagacatgcgag AcaaggggacttactgttataaagtaatgccctttggtctcaaaaatgctggggcaacctatcaaaggttggtcaccaaaatgttccaagaacatttagggaagaCAATGGAagtatatagacgatatgctcgtcaaaacccagcagtctcatga
- the LOC104236324 gene encoding uncharacterized protein isoform X1, protein MAASSSSSASESSSSYGHRDRKRHRRHRKDKDKDALKVRKKSRSHTRRRRSRHSSSDSYSSSSSSEDYSSSDSEREAVNSSKRHRQKDRATKKDKERGKSHRQKRHKHKSKEKQQEESSGPVQLSKFLGRDKDDGVRRSAVSGKKILLKLDKTKEDKEAESKRNELLKFLNASYD, encoded by the exons ATGGCCGCCTCATCGTCCTCATCGGCATCGGAGTCTTCATCGTCTTATGGTCACCGGGATCGAAAGCGTCATCGGCGCCACCGCAAAGACAAAGATAAGGACGCTCTCAAGGTCCGGAAGAAGAGCCGCTCTCACACCAGACGTCGTCGTAGCCGTCACTCATCCTCCGATAGCtattcttcttcctcttcctctgaAGACTACAG TTCTTCGGACAGTGAGCGTGAAGCAGTCAACAGTTCAAAAAGACACAGACAGAAAGATAGAGCCACTAAG AAGGATAAAGAGAGAGGGAAAAGTCACAGGCAAAAACGTCATAAGCATAAAAGTAAAGAG AAGCAGCAGGAGGAAAGTAGTGGTCCTGTGCAGCTCTCTAAG TTTTTGGGGCGTGATAAGGATGATGGTGTCCGTCGGAGTGCTGTCTCTGGCAAAAAG ATTCTCTTGAAGCTAGACAAGACAAAGGAGGACAAGGAAGCAGAGAGTAAACGAAATGAATTACTCAAATTCCTGAATGCAAGTTatgattga
- the LOC104236324 gene encoding uncharacterized protein isoform X2 — protein MVTGIESVIGATAKTKIRTLSRSGRRAALTPDVVVAVTHPPIAILLPLPLKTTVLRTVSVKQSTVQKDTDRKIEPLSLFPFQKDKERGKSHRQKRHKHKSKEKQQEESSGPVQLSKFLGRDKDDGVRRSAVSGKKILLKLDKTKEDKEAESKRNELLKFLNASYD, from the exons ATGGTCACCGGGATCGAAAGCGTCATCGGCGCCACCGCAAAGACAAAGATAAGGACGCTCTCAAGGTCCGGAAGAAGAGCCGCTCTCACACCAGACGTCGTCGTAGCCGTCACTCATCCTCCGATAGCtattcttcttcctcttcctctgaAGACTACAG TTCTTCGGACAGTGAGCGTGAAGCAGTCAACAGTTCAAAAAGACACAGACAGAAAGATAGAGCCACTAAG CTTGTTTCCTTTTCAGAAGGATAAAGAGAGAGGGAAAAGTCACAGGCAAAAACGTCATAAGCATAAAAGTAAAGAG AAGCAGCAGGAGGAAAGTAGTGGTCCTGTGCAGCTCTCTAAG TTTTTGGGGCGTGATAAGGATGATGGTGTCCGTCGGAGTGCTGTCTCTGGCAAAAAG ATTCTCTTGAAGCTAGACAAGACAAAGGAGGACAAGGAAGCAGAGAGTAAACGAAATGAATTACTCAAATTCCTGAATGCAAGTTatgattga